A single Methylomonas sp. AM2-LC DNA region contains:
- the smbP gene encoding small metal-binding protein SmbP gives MKFFYPLILASLFFCSSAFAEEHVAKALEHVNEAVTHGKAGHVGLFVEHAAKSIAHAEEALKVEKGQSKGHVESSIHHLHEAIKEEKSGHSAVATKHAEDAESHLIQASNTEKK, from the coding sequence ATGAAGTTTTTTTATCCGCTAATTTTGGCATCGTTGTTTTTCTGTTCTTCTGCGTTTGCAGAGGAGCATGTTGCCAAAGCACTAGAGCATGTTAATGAGGCTGTTACGCACGGCAAAGCAGGTCATGTCGGATTGTTTGTCGAACATGCTGCCAAATCCATAGCGCATGCTGAAGAAGCTTTGAAAGTAGAGAAAGGACAATCTAAAGGGCATGTTGAAAGCAGTATTCATCATTTGCACGAAGCCATTAAGGAAGAAAAAAGTGGGCACAGCGCCGTTGCGACCAAGCATGCTGAAGATGCTGAATCACACTTGATTCAGGCATCTAATACCGAGAAGAAATAA
- the htpG gene encoding molecular chaperone HtpG yields the protein MTVEAKKETLGFQTEVKHLLHLMIHSLYSNKEIFLRELISNASDAADKLRFEALGSDTLYDGDSDLKIRIDFDENLKTITISDNGIGMTRAEVQEHIGTIAKSGTKQFFERLTGDQAKDSELIGQFGVGFYSAFIVADKVTLTTRKAGATANEAVRWESIGDGEYSIETVEKAHRGTEIVLHLKEGEEDFLNGWKLRSIVKKFSDHISLPIIMSKDIPAEKDEEGNETSPAGKEDEVVNSASALWTKSKDEISEESYNEFYKHVSHDYQEPLTHVHSKVEGTNEYTLLLYVPTRAPFDLWDRDAKHGVKLYVRKVFITDDAEQLMPRYLRFIRGVIDADSLPLNVSREILQQSKQISTIKAGAVKKVLGLLESLAENDAEKYQTFWEQFGNVIKEGPIEDHKNKERVAKLLRFSSTHTDSKTQNVSLDDYISRMKEGQDKIYFVTADSFAAAKNSPHLEIFRKKGIEVLLLTDRIDEWLISSLTDYDDKHLQSIAKGELDLDKFDTEEEKQHQEEVGKDYEAVLKQMQEVLQDKVSEVRLSHRLTDSPACLVTGVYDMSLNMERIMKEAGQSLNMMGMGGSKPAFEINPDHALVKAIKNEQDDGRFADITHILFDQAILSEGGQLDDPSAFVHKLNHLLQGLLA from the coding sequence ATGACTGTTGAAGCAAAAAAAGAAACTCTGGGGTTCCAAACCGAAGTAAAACATCTGCTGCATTTAATGATCCACTCCTTATATAGCAACAAGGAGATTTTTTTACGTGAATTGATTTCTAACGCTTCTGATGCTGCTGATAAACTGCGTTTCGAGGCTTTAGGTAGCGACACTTTGTACGATGGCGACAGCGATCTGAAAATACGCATCGATTTTGACGAAAACCTGAAAACCATCACTATATCCGATAACGGCATCGGTATGACGCGCGCTGAGGTGCAAGAACATATTGGTACCATTGCTAAATCCGGCACTAAACAGTTTTTTGAACGCTTAACAGGCGACCAGGCCAAAGATAGCGAATTAATCGGTCAATTTGGCGTGGGTTTTTACTCCGCTTTCATTGTTGCTGACAAAGTAACGCTCACTACCCGCAAAGCCGGTGCAACAGCAAACGAAGCTGTGCGCTGGGAATCGATAGGCGATGGTGAGTACTCTATCGAAACTGTCGAAAAAGCACATCGCGGTACCGAAATTGTTCTGCATTTAAAAGAAGGTGAAGAAGACTTTTTAAATGGCTGGAAACTACGTTCCATCGTTAAAAAATTCTCTGATCATATTTCTTTACCGATTATCATGAGCAAGGATATTCCTGCTGAAAAAGATGAAGAAGGTAATGAAACCAGCCCAGCGGGTAAAGAAGATGAAGTGGTTAACAGTGCTTCAGCATTGTGGACCAAATCCAAAGACGAGATTAGCGAAGAATCTTACAACGAATTTTATAAACATGTATCGCATGATTATCAAGAACCGCTGACACATGTGCATAGTAAAGTAGAAGGTACTAACGAATATACCTTGTTACTGTATGTTCCTACCCGCGCACCTTTCGACTTGTGGGATCGTGACGCTAAACATGGCGTTAAACTGTATGTTCGCAAAGTATTTATTACCGACGATGCCGAGCAACTGATGCCGCGCTACCTGCGCTTTATCCGTGGCGTAATTGATGCCGATTCCCTACCTTTAAACGTATCACGCGAGATTTTGCAACAAAGCAAACAAATCAGCACTATTAAAGCGGGTGCGGTTAAAAAAGTATTGGGCTTACTGGAAAGTCTGGCAGAAAACGATGCCGAGAAATATCAGACATTTTGGGAACAGTTCGGTAATGTGATTAAAGAAGGCCCGATTGAAGATCACAAAAACAAAGAGCGTGTCGCCAAATTGTTGCGCTTTTCTTCTACACATACCGACAGCAAAACCCAGAATGTGTCATTGGATGATTACATTAGTCGCATGAAAGAAGGTCAGGACAAAATTTATTTTGTCACTGCAGACAGTTTTGCGGCGGCCAAAAACAGCCCGCATCTGGAAATCTTCCGTAAAAAAGGCATCGAAGTATTACTGTTGACAGACCGGATTGATGAATGGCTGATATCCAGTTTGACAGATTACGACGACAAACACCTGCAATCTATCGCCAAAGGCGAGCTGGACCTGGATAAATTTGATACGGAAGAAGAAAAACAGCACCAGGAAGAAGTGGGTAAAGACTACGAAGCCGTATTAAAACAAATGCAGGAAGTGCTGCAAGACAAGGTGAGTGAAGTACGCCTTAGCCATCGCTTAACAGACTCCCCTGCTTGTTTGGTTACCGGTGTGTATGATATGAGCCTGAATATGGAACGTATCATGAAAGAAGCCGGGCAATCGCTAAATATGATGGGCATGGGTGGCAGCAAACCCGCATTTGAGATTAATCCCGATCATGCGTTGGTTAAAGCCATTAAAAATGAACAGGATGATGGCCGCTTTGCTGACATCACCCACATCTTGTTTGATCAGGCTATTCTTAGCGAAGGCGGTCAATTGGATGATCCATCCGCGTTTGTACACAAGCTGAATCATCTGCTACAAGGTTTGTTAGCTTAA